In Cellulomonas wangsupingiae, the genomic window GCTCGGGTGAGGCGGTGGTCGAGCTGCTGCGGCGTGGCATCACGGCGCGGGACATCATGACGAAGGAGGCGTTCGAGAACGCCATCGCGGTGGTCATGGCGTTCGGCGGCTCGACCAACGCGGTGCTGCACCTGCTGGCCATCGCGCACGAGGCCGAGGTGGACCTCACCCTCGACGACTTCTCCCGCGTCGCGTCGCGCGTGCCGCACCTGGGCGACCTCAAGCCGTTCGGCCGGTACGTCATGAACGACGTCGACCGTGTCGGTGGTGTCCCCGTGATCATGAAGGCGCTGCTCGACGCCGGCCTGCTGCACGGCGACTGCCTGACGGTCACGGGCCGCACGGTGGCCGAGAACCTCGCCGAGATCGCCCCGCCGGACCCCGACGGCAGGATCCTGCGCGCGCTCGACGACCCGATCCACCGCACGGGCGGCATCACGATCCTGTCCGGGACGCTCGCCCCGGAAGGGGCGGTGGTGAAGTCCGCCGGCTTCGACTCCGACGTCTTCGAGGGCACGGCGCGCGTCTTCGAGCGGGAGCGCGCGGCCCTGGACGCGCTCGAGGACGGCACGATCCAGGCCGGTGACGTCGTGGTCATCCGCTACGAGGGGCCGAAGGGCGGCCCCGGGATGCGCGAGATGCTCGCGATCACCGGTGCGATCAAGGGCGCGGGTCTCGGCAAGGACGTCCTGCTCGTGACCGACGGCCGGTTCTCCGGCGGCACCACGGGCCTGTGCGTGGGGCACATCGCGCCCGAGGCCGTCGACGCGGGCCCGATCGCGTTCGTGCGCGACGGCGACCGGATCCGCCTCGACGTGGCCCGCGCGACGCTCGACCTGCTGGTCGACGACGACGAGCTCACGGCCCGTCGCGCGGGCTGGGAGCCGCTGCCGCCGCGCTACACGCGCGGGGTGCTGGGCAAGTACCAGAAGCTGGTGGGCTCGGCCTCGCGCGGGGCCGTGCTGGGCTGAACCGGCGACCGCACGCCCGACGTACGCACACCCGACCTCGACGGCCGGAGCGGCGACGTCGCCACAGCGCTCACGCGCCGGGCGTCGGACGGGCGACGGCGCGCAGGTCGAGCCCGCTGATCCCGCGGTAGTCGTCGGGGTTGCAGGTGTACAGGGGGAGTCCTTCGGCGATCGCGGTCGCCGCGATGAGGGCGTCGAACGCGCGTGCGGCGGGCTTGCGGCGCGATGCCCGCAGGTCCGCGGCGACGCGTCCGAACGCGCGCGCGGCAGCAGCGCCGAACGGGATCGGCTCGAAGTCGGCCTCCGCCTGCTGCAGGTGCGCCTGCCGCGCGGCACGGACCGACGGCTCGTCGGCGACGAGCGGCCCAGCGGACAGCTCCGCGATCGTCACAGCGCTGACGAGCGGCTCGTCCGGGAGGTCGGCGGGGTCCAGGTGCGCGAGCAGGACGAGGATGTTCGTGTCGAGCAGGCCGCCGTCGGTGCGGTCGGTGGCGGGCGCATCCCGCGTCACAGCGTCATGTCGAGGACGGCGTCGACGTCCGCGCGCAGCGCCGCCGGGTCGACGTCGGGCAGGTGACGGCGCCGGGCGACGAGGTCGGCCGCCGTCGCGCCCCGCCGGGGGACCGGGCGCAGCTCGGCGACGGGGGTGCCGTCACGCGTCACCACGACCGACTTGCCTCGGGCGACGTCGTCGAGCACGGCCCCGCCGTGCCCGCGCAGCTCGCGTACCGTGACCGTTCGCATCCGACGAGCGTATCACCGGTGATACAAGACGGTCCGAGCGGCATGCGCAGCGTGCTGGGGCAGCTACCCGGAAGCTCGTGGGAGCGGCGTCCAGGGGAGCCGTGCTCGGCCGACCGGCCACGCGCCTGCGCGCCCGGGTCGCGCCGCTCGCGTTGCGGACCCGCCCGTGCGGGTGTTGCGTGTGGTCAACGGGACGCGACGACGGGTTCCCCGAGCCCGTCCCGCGTCCGGTGCAGGTCCAGGTGCGCCGGGTCCTCGGCGCAGCTGACGCCGACCGCAGGGGGCAGCCATGACCCGACGTGCGCGCGGCGGCGCGTGCCTCATCGCGTGCGCCGTGCTCGTCCCGCTCGTCGCCTGCTCGTCACCCGCGTCGGGCGACGGGCGCGTCCAGCTGGATTTCTTCCAGTTCAAGTCCGAGGCGGTCGCGACGTTCGACGCGATCATCGCCGACTTCGAGGCCGAGCACCCCGACATCGACGTCGTGCAGAACAACGTGCCCGACGCCGAGACCGCGTTCCGCACCCGCCTGGTCCGCGAGGACGTCCCGGACGTCGTCACGCTCAACGTCAACGGCGTGTTCGGCGAGTTCGCGGACGCCGGGGTGCTGTACGACTGGGCCGACGACCCCCTGCTGGAGGAGATCTCACCCGCCGTCGTGCGGATCGTGCAGGACCTGGGCCAGTCGTCGCCGGGTGCCGTGAACGCGCTGCCGTTCGCCAACAACTCCTCGGGCTTCGTCTACAACGCCGACCTCCTGGCGGCGCAGGGCGTCGAGGTCCCCACGACGTGGGCGGAGCTGCTGACCGCGATGGACACCTTCGAGCAGGCGGGCACGACGCCCGTGTACGCGACGCTCAAGGACGGCTGGACCGCCCTGCCGGCGTTCAACCAGCTCGTCGCCAACACCGTCCCCGCCGACTTCTGGGAGCGGCTGGACGCGGGGGAGACGACGTTCGCGGAGGAGTGGCGCCCGGCCGCCGACCAGCTCGCGGAGCTGTTCGCGTTCGCCCAGCTCGACCGTTTCAGCCGCGACTACAACGCGGGCAACCAGGAGTTCGCCGCGGGCGGCGTCCCGTTCTACCTGCAGGGGTCGTTCGCGATCCCCGCGATCGTGTCGTTCGAGCCCGCGTTCGAGCTCGGCTTCGGGAACCTGCCCACGACCGACGACGCCGCGACGCAGCTGCTGGTGTCGGGGGTGGACGTCGGCGTGACGATGGGCGCGCAGCCGCGTCACCCGGAGCAGTCGCGGCTGTTCGTCGAGTACCTCATGCAGCCCGACGTCATGCGCCAGTACTCGCAGGACCAGTCGGCCATCACCCCGCTCGTCGACGCGACGACCGGTGACCCGACGCTCGAGCCCGTCCTGCCGTTCTTCGACGACGACCGGGTGACCGGCTACGTCGACCACCGCATCCCCGCGAGCATCCCGCTTGCCGCGATGCTCCAGCAGTACCTCATCGACGGGGACGCCGACGCGTTCCTCACCCAGCTCGACGAGGAGTGGGACCAGGTCGCCGCCCGGCGCTCCTGATCCGGGACGAAGGAGTCCGCCATGGCCACCGCCGCCGCGCCGACCCCGGCGCACGTCGCCCCACCGCCCGAACCTCCCGACGCACCCCGCCCCCTGCGCCCGCCCTCGCGCGTGCCGCGCGCGTTCTGGTGGATGGTCCTGCCGGCGGTCGCGATCTTCTTCGTGTTCCACACGCTGCCGGTGCTGCAGGGGATCTTCTTCAGCTTCACCGACTACGCCGGGTACGGCACCTGGCAGTTCGTGGGGCTGCGCAACTACCTCAACCTGTTCGGCAACGACCGGATCGCGCACTCGTACCTGTTCACGTTCCAGTTCGCGATCGTCGCGACGGTCCTGACCAACGCGCTCGCCCTGACGATCGCGATGGGGCTCAACGCCCGCATCCGGCTGCAGACGACGCTGCGCGGCCTGTACTTCATCCCGAACGTGCTGGCCGTGCTGGTCGTCGGGTACGTCTTCAACTACCTGTTCTCCAACTCCCTGCCGGTGCTCGGGCAGGCGCTGGGCGTCGAGTGGCTGTCGACGTCGATCCTGGCGAACGAGGACCTCGCGTGGCTCGGCATCGTCGTCCTGGCGGTGTGGCAGGCGTGCGCGTTCAACATCATCCTGTACCTCGCCGGCCTGCAGACGATCCCGGGCGAGCTGTACGAGGCGGCGTCGCTCGACGGCGCCTCGACCTGGCGCAGGTTCCGGTCGATCACGTTCCCCCTGATCAGCGCGTTCTTCACGATCAACATGGTGCTGTCGCTGAAGAACTTCCTGCAGGTCTTCGACCACGTCATCGCGCTGACCAACGGCGGGCCGGGCACCGCGACGGAGTCGATCTCCCTGGTGATCTACCGCGGCGGCTTCCAGGGCGGGGAGTACGCGTACCAGACGGCCAACGCCGTGGTGTACCTCGTCGTCATCATCGTGCTGTCGCTCGCGCAGCTGCGGTTCCTGCAGTCGAGGGAGGTGGAGTCCTGATGTCCGACACCGTGCTGCGGCGCAAGGTGACCGGGACGCCCTCGCGCAGCGGGCGCCGCCTGCGCCGCCGCGACCTGGCGGAGGGGAAGGTCAGCTGGCCGCTGACGATCCTGCTCGTGCTGGGGTCGCTCACCGTCCTGGTCCCGTTGTACTTCACGGTCGTCACGGCGCTGAAGACCCCGGCCCAGCTCGGCGGCGCCGGGTTCGGCGTCCCGGAGAGCTGGACGTGGTCGAACTTCGCGGACGCGTGGCGCCTGACCAACTTCCCGCAGGCGGCGGGCAACAGCCTGATGCTCACCGTCGGTGCGCTCGTCCTGACGCTGCTGACGAACTCGCTCGTGTCCTACGCGATCGCCCGGCAGATGGCCCACCACAAGGTCTTCAAGGGTCTGTACTTCTACTTCGTGTCGGCGCTGTTCGTGCCGTTCCCGATCATCATGCTGCCCGTGGTGAAGCTGACCGCGCAGCTCGGCCTCGACAACCAGATCGGCCTGGTCCTGCTGTACACGGTGTACGGGCTGGCGTTCAACATCTTCGTGTTCGTCGCGTACATCAAGTCCATCCCCCTCGAGCTCGAGGAGGCGGCGCGCATCGACGGGGCGTCGACGTGGGCCGTGTTCTGGCGGATCGTGTTCCCGCTGCTGGCGCCGATGAACGCGACGGTCGCGATCCTCACGGTCATCTGGGTGTGGAACGACTTCATGCTGCCCCTGGTGATCCTCAGCCAGCGCGACGACCTGACGCTGCCCCTGACGCAGTACGTCTTCCAGAGCCAGTTCAACACCAACTACACCGTCGCGTTCGCCTCCTACCTCATGCAGATGGCACCCCTGCTGCTGGTGTACGTCGTGGCGCAGCGCTGGGTCATCTCGGGCGTCACCCGCGGCGCGATCAAGTGACGGGTCCGCCCGACCTGCACCGCGGACCGGCGACGCGCGCGACGTGCGACCCATGGCTGGTCGTGCGACGGTCGAAGGCCCCGGACGAGGAGCAGCGCTCATGACCTTCACCGTCGACGACGCCCCCTGGTGGACCGGAGCGGTCGTCTACCAGATCTACCCGCGGTCCTTCCAGGACTCCGACGGTGATGGCATCGGTGACCTGCGCGGCGTGCTGCAGCGCGTCGACCACCTCGCGGATCTCGGGGTGGACGTCGTGTGGTTCTCCCCGGTCTACCGCAGCCCGCAGGACGACAACGGGTACGACATCAGCGACTACCAGGACGTCGACCCGCTGTTCGGGACGCTCGAGGACCTCGACGAGGTGATCGACGCGCTGCACGAGCGCGGCATCAAGGTCGTCATGGACCTGGTCGTCAACCACACGAGCGACGAGCACCCGTGGTTCGTCGAGTCCCGGTCGTCCACGGACAACCCGAAGCGCGACTGGTACTGGTGGCGGCCCGCCCGCCCGGGCATGGCCCCGGGCACCCCCGGCGCCGAGCCGACCAACTGGGCGTCGTTCTTCTCCGGGCCGACCTGGGAGTACGACGAGGCGACGGGCGAGTACTACCTGCACCTGTTCAGCCGCAAGCAGCCGGACCTCAACTGGGAGAACCCGGAGGTGCGCCAGGCCGTCTTCGCGATGATGCGCTGGTGGCTGGACCGGGGGATCGACGGCTTCCGCATGGACGTCATCAACCTCATCTCCAAGGCGGTGGGTCCGGACGGGTCGCTGGCCGACGGACCGGCCACGACGGGCGCCCTGGGCGACGGGTCCGGTCAGTACATGCACGGCCCGCGGCTGCACGAGTACCTGCAGGAGATGCACCGGGAGGTCTTCGACGGCCGCCGCGACGGGCTGCTGCTGGTCGGTGAGACGCCGGGCGCCACCGTCGAGGACGGTGCGCTGTTCACCGATCCGAGGCGGCGCGAGCTCGACATGGTGTTCACGTTCGAGCACGTCGGGCTCGACCACGGCCCCGGCGGCAAGTACGACCCCAGGCCGCTGGACCTGCGCGACCTCAAGGCCGTGCTGGGGCGCTGGCAGGCGGGGCTCGCCGACGTCGGCTGGAACGCGCTGTACTGGGACAACCACGACCAGCCGCGCATCGTGTCGCGCTTCGGCGACGACGGCGAGTACCGCCGGGAGTCGGCGACGATGCTGGCCACCGTCCTGCACCTGCACCGCGGCACGCCGTACGTCTACCAGGGCGAGGAGCTCGGGATGACGAACGCGCACCTGCGCTCGTTCGACGACTACCGCGACATCGAGGCGCTGCGCCACGTCGAGGAGACGCGTGCGCTCGGGTACGTGAGCGACGACCGGATCCTGGCCGGACTGGCCGCGATGAGCCGCGACAACGCACGCACCCCCGTGCACTGGGACGCCTCCTCGAACGCCGGGTTCACCACGGGCGAGCCGTGGCTGCCGGTCAACCCGAACCACCGGCACGTCAACGCCGAGGCGGAGCGCGCCGACCCGTCGTCGGTCTACCACCACTACCGCCGGCTGATCGCGCTGCGGCACGAGGACGCGACGGTCCGGCTCGGTGACTTCACGATGCTGCTGCCGGGGCACCGCCACGTGTACGCGTTCACGCGCGAGCTCGACGGGGACGCCCTGCTGGTCCTGGGGAACTTTTCGGGGGACGAGCAGCAGGTGGACGTCGACGCGGTCTGGGACGGGGCCGAGGTGGTGCTGGGCAACGTGCCCGACCCCGCCGTGCCCCGCGACGGAGTCGTGCGGCTGTCCCCGTGGGAGGGCGTGGTCCTGCGCCGGGTCGTGGGTGCCGCCACGGGCGGGTGAGGTGCTGAGCCCACAGCCCAGGACGACCTGGCGCGCACCGGACGTCTCGGGCACGCTGTGCCGATGGCCAAGGTGCACGAGCGGATCACCGAGCGGATGCGCACGTGGCTGCTCGCGCAGCACGTGTTCTTCGTCGCGACCGCGCCGAGCGGTGCCGAGGGGCACGTCAACGTGTCGCCCAAGGGCGTCGGTGGCACGTTCGCGGTGCTCGACGACCGGACGGTCGCGTACGTCGACCTCACCGCCTCGGGGTCGGAGACCATCGCGCACCTGCGGCAGAACGGCCGCATCACGCTGATGTTCTGCGCGTTCGACGGCCCGCCGGACATCGTGCGGCTGCACGGACGGGGCCGGTTCGTCACGCTGTACGACGAGGGGTTCGAGGATCTGCTCGCGCGCTTCGACGGCGGGCTGGACGAGTCCCGCGGGGTGCGCGCCGTCGTCGTCGTCGACGTGGATCGCGTGTCGGACTCCTGCGGGTACGGCGTGCCGCTCATGGACTACCGCGGCGAGCGGGACCTGCTGCCGTCGTACATGGAGCGCAAGGGCGTCGACGGGCGCGCGGCGTACCGGCGGCTGAAGAACCGCACGAGCATCGACGGACTGCCCGGGTTCGACATGGACCCGGAGCCCGACGCGAGCGTCTGACCGGGCGTCAGCGGGCCAGGCGCTCCACGACCGCTCCGAACACCCGCGGCAGGCCACGGGCCGCGGGGACGAGCGTGCCTCGCAGCGGGGACGACGCCCACGCGACCAGCCCTGACGTGATCACCCGGTAGTCCCGGGTGGCGGCCCACCAGGCGCGCTCGTACGCCGCCGGGTCGTCGAGCGTCGCGACCGCCGCCCTCGCCTGCGCGAAGCCCACGCGCAGCCCTTCACCGGTGAGCGCGTCGACGTAGCCCGACGCGTCACCGACGAGCCGCACGGGGCCTGAGGTGCGGCGCGTGCTGCGTCGGCGCAGGGGGCCCGCTCCCCGCAGCGGTCCGGCCGGTGCGCCCTCGAGCCGGGCCGCGAGCTCGGGCAGCGAGGCCAGGACGTCCGCCGGGTCCACACCGCGCGGGCCGAGCAGCGCCACCCCGACGAGGTCGCCGGCCACCGGGGTCACGTACGCCTCCGCGAAGGGCGACCAGTGCACCTCGACGAGGTCGGTCCACGGCGCCACCGTGTAGTGGCGGCGCAGCCCGTACCGGCGGCGGTCGGTCCGCGCGTCGCCGCCGGGCGCCTCCAGGCCGAGCCGCCGGCGCACCGTCGAGTGCAGCCCGTCGCACGCGAGCAGGTACCGGGCGGACACCCCGGCGGCGACGACCCCGCCCGGCGTCGTGCCCACGTCGTCGACCCGTGCCGTGACGGTGACCGCCCCCACGTCGGCCGCGCGCGCCCGCAGTGCGTCGTGCAGGGTCGTGCGCCGCACCCCGCGTCCCGTCCCGTGACGGAAGCGGTGGTCCACGTGCCCCGCGGGGGAGCGGTAGCTGATGCCGGCGATCGCGTGCCCGGGCGGGTCGACGTCCCACCCGTGCAGCAGGCGGAGCGCACCGGGCATGAGGCCCTCGCCGCAGGCCTTGTCGACGGACCCCGTGCGCGGCTCCAGCACGACGACGTCGAGCCCGCGCCGCCGCGCCTCGATCGCCGCGGCCAGGCCCACCGGGCCGCCGCCCACGACGAGGACGTCGGTGTCGGGCACGTGGTCAGACGGTCACGGTCGCAGCCTGCAGCGCGCGCTCCTCCGCGGGGATGCGGAAGCGCAGCAGGAGGACGGCGTTGAGGACCGTGAAGACGAGCGCCGTGACCCACGCCGTGTGGACGAGCGGCAGCGCGATGCCCTCGACGACGACGGCCACGTAGTTGGGGTGCCGGAACCAGCGGTACGGGCCGCGGTCCACCAACGACAGGCCGGGGACCACGATGACGCGGGTGTTCCAGCGCGGTCCGAGGGTCGCGATGCACCACCAGCGCAGCGCCTGGCTGGCGACGACGAGCGCGAGGGCCGGCCAGCCGAGCCACGGCAGGAACGGCCGGTCGGCCACGAGCACCTCGACCACGCACGCGACGAGCAGCGCCGTGTGCAGGGCGACCATCGCCGGGAAGTGCCCCAGCCCGCTCTCGACCCCGCCGCGCTCGAAGGACCACCGGGCGTTGCGCTTCGAGACCACGAGCTCGAGGAGACGTTCCACGGCCGTCAGGCCGACGACCACGAAGTAGAGCGTGAGCACGCGTCAGCCTTCCGTCGGGGACCAGCGGAGCAGAACCGTCTCGACACCGACGCCGGGGCCGAACGCGAGGAGCACACCGGGCGAACCGGGCGGCGGGTCGGTACGCAGCGTACGGCCGAGGACGTCGAGCACCGAGGCCGACGAGAGGTTGCCGACCGCTGCGAGCGACTCGCGGCTGGCGTCGAGCGCGTCCGCGGGCAGATCGAGGGCCTCCTCGACGGCGTCGAGGATCCGCGGGCCGCCGGCGTGGACCACCCACCGCGTCACGTCCCGCGGCTCGAGCCCTTGGCCGGCCAGCAGCCGCTTGACGTCGGTGGCGACCTCCGCCCGCACGACGTCCGGCACCTCGGCGGACAGCACGATGCGGAACCCGGACGCGCCGATCCGCCAGCCCAGCTCACCCGAGGTGCCGGGGACCAGGCGGCTGCGGGTGTCCTCGATCCGCGGCCCACGGGCCGCCGCAGCCGCCGGGTGCGCCGGGCCGACCACCACGGCAGCGGCGGCC contains:
- the ilvD gene encoding dihydroxy-acid dehydratase, whose translation is MTSTHAEPAPGIDIKPRSRQVTDGLEATAARGMLRAVGMGDEDFAKPQIGVASSWNEITPCNLSLDRLAKAVKSGVHAAGGYPLEFGTISVSDGISMGHEGMHFSLVSRDIIADSVETVMMAERLDGSVLLAGCDKSLPGMLMAAARLDLASVFLYAGSIMPGWVKLSDGTEKDVTIIDAFEAVGACARGLMSREDVDRIERAICPGEGACGGMYTANTMASVAEAIGMSVPGSAAPPSADRRRDQFAHRSGEAVVELLRRGITARDIMTKEAFENAIAVVMAFGGSTNAVLHLLAIAHEAEVDLTLDDFSRVASRVPHLGDLKPFGRYVMNDVDRVGGVPVIMKALLDAGLLHGDCLTVTGRTVAENLAEIAPPDPDGRILRALDDPIHRTGGITILSGTLAPEGAVVKSAGFDSDVFEGTARVFERERAALDALEDGTIQAGDVVVIRYEGPKGGPGMREMLAITGAIKGAGLGKDVLLVTDGRFSGGTTGLCVGHIAPEAVDAGPIAFVRDGDRIRLDVARATLDLLVDDDELTARRAGWEPLPPRYTRGVLGKYQKLVGSASRGAVLG
- a CDS encoding type II toxin-antitoxin system VapC family toxin → MTRDAPATDRTDGGLLDTNILVLLAHLDPADLPDEPLVSAVTIAELSAGPLVADEPSVRAARQAHLQQAEADFEPIPFGAAAARAFGRVAADLRASRRKPAARAFDALIAATAIAEGLPLYTCNPDDYRGISGLDLRAVARPTPGA
- a CDS encoding type II toxin-antitoxin system Phd/YefM family antitoxin, coding for MRTVTVRELRGHGGAVLDDVARGKSVVVTRDGTPVAELRPVPRRGATAADLVARRRHLPDVDPAALRADVDAVLDMTL
- a CDS encoding ABC transporter substrate-binding protein, translating into MTRRARGGACLIACAVLVPLVACSSPASGDGRVQLDFFQFKSEAVATFDAIIADFEAEHPDIDVVQNNVPDAETAFRTRLVREDVPDVVTLNVNGVFGEFADAGVLYDWADDPLLEEISPAVVRIVQDLGQSSPGAVNALPFANNSSGFVYNADLLAAQGVEVPTTWAELLTAMDTFEQAGTTPVYATLKDGWTALPAFNQLVANTVPADFWERLDAGETTFAEEWRPAADQLAELFAFAQLDRFSRDYNAGNQEFAAGGVPFYLQGSFAIPAIVSFEPAFELGFGNLPTTDDAATQLLVSGVDVGVTMGAQPRHPEQSRLFVEYLMQPDVMRQYSQDQSAITPLVDATTGDPTLEPVLPFFDDDRVTGYVDHRIPASIPLAAMLQQYLIDGDADAFLTQLDEEWDQVAARRS
- a CDS encoding carbohydrate ABC transporter permease, whose translation is MATAAAPTPAHVAPPPEPPDAPRPLRPPSRVPRAFWWMVLPAVAIFFVFHTLPVLQGIFFSFTDYAGYGTWQFVGLRNYLNLFGNDRIAHSYLFTFQFAIVATVLTNALALTIAMGLNARIRLQTTLRGLYFIPNVLAVLVVGYVFNYLFSNSLPVLGQALGVEWLSTSILANEDLAWLGIVVLAVWQACAFNIILYLAGLQTIPGELYEAASLDGASTWRRFRSITFPLISAFFTINMVLSLKNFLQVFDHVIALTNGGPGTATESISLVIYRGGFQGGEYAYQTANAVVYLVVIIVLSLAQLRFLQSREVES
- a CDS encoding carbohydrate ABC transporter permease, which codes for MSDTVLRRKVTGTPSRSGRRLRRRDLAEGKVSWPLTILLVLGSLTVLVPLYFTVVTALKTPAQLGGAGFGVPESWTWSNFADAWRLTNFPQAAGNSLMLTVGALVLTLLTNSLVSYAIARQMAHHKVFKGLYFYFVSALFVPFPIIMLPVVKLTAQLGLDNQIGLVLLYTVYGLAFNIFVFVAYIKSIPLELEEAARIDGASTWAVFWRIVFPLLAPMNATVAILTVIWVWNDFMLPLVILSQRDDLTLPLTQYVFQSQFNTNYTVAFASYLMQMAPLLLVYVVAQRWVISGVTRGAIK
- a CDS encoding glycoside hydrolase family 13 protein, producing the protein MTFTVDDAPWWTGAVVYQIYPRSFQDSDGDGIGDLRGVLQRVDHLADLGVDVVWFSPVYRSPQDDNGYDISDYQDVDPLFGTLEDLDEVIDALHERGIKVVMDLVVNHTSDEHPWFVESRSSTDNPKRDWYWWRPARPGMAPGTPGAEPTNWASFFSGPTWEYDEATGEYYLHLFSRKQPDLNWENPEVRQAVFAMMRWWLDRGIDGFRMDVINLISKAVGPDGSLADGPATTGALGDGSGQYMHGPRLHEYLQEMHREVFDGRRDGLLLVGETPGATVEDGALFTDPRRRELDMVFTFEHVGLDHGPGGKYDPRPLDLRDLKAVLGRWQAGLADVGWNALYWDNHDQPRIVSRFGDDGEYRRESATMLATVLHLHRGTPYVYQGEELGMTNAHLRSFDDYRDIEALRHVEETRALGYVSDDRILAGLAAMSRDNARTPVHWDASSNAGFTTGEPWLPVNPNHRHVNAEAERADPSSVYHHYRRLIALRHEDATVRLGDFTMLLPGHRHVYAFTRELDGDALLVLGNFSGDEQQVDVDAVWDGAEVVLGNVPDPAVPRDGVVRLSPWEGVVLRRVVGAATGG
- a CDS encoding pyridoxamine 5'-phosphate oxidase family protein, which translates into the protein MAKVHERITERMRTWLLAQHVFFVATAPSGAEGHVNVSPKGVGGTFAVLDDRTVAYVDLTASGSETIAHLRQNGRITLMFCAFDGPPDIVRLHGRGRFVTLYDEGFEDLLARFDGGLDESRGVRAVVVVDVDRVSDSCGYGVPLMDYRGERDLLPSYMERKGVDGRAAYRRLKNRTSIDGLPGFDMDPEPDASV
- a CDS encoding NAD(P)/FAD-dependent oxidoreductase, which produces MPDTDVLVVGGGPVGLAAAIEARRRGLDVVVLEPRTGSVDKACGEGLMPGALRLLHGWDVDPPGHAIAGISYRSPAGHVDHRFRHGTGRGVRRTTLHDALRARAADVGAVTVTARVDDVGTTPGGVVAAGVSARYLLACDGLHSTVRRRLGLEAPGGDARTDRRRYGLRRHYTVAPWTDLVEVHWSPFAEAYVTPVAGDLVGVALLGPRGVDPADVLASLPELAARLEGAPAGPLRGAGPLRRRSTRRTSGPVRLVGDASGYVDALTGEGLRVGFAQARAAVATLDDPAAYERAWWAATRDYRVITSGLVAWASSPLRGTLVPAARGLPRVFGAVVERLAR
- a CDS encoding isoprenylcysteine carboxyl methyltransferase family protein; this encodes MLTLYFVVVGLTAVERLLELVVSKRNARWSFERGGVESGLGHFPAMVALHTALLVACVVEVLVADRPFLPWLGWPALALVVASQALRWWCIATLGPRWNTRVIVVPGLSLVDRGPYRWFRHPNYVAVVVEGIALPLVHTAWVTALVFTVLNAVLLLRFRIPAEERALQAATVTV